From the Clavibacter phaseoli genome, one window contains:
- a CDS encoding M16 family metallopeptidase, which translates to MPAAERPAPLPVPVVHAERDGPHEIELVVGVGCRDEPPHLAGITHLAEHLLIVLAGPDATARNGTTLDRSVVFSSAATRDECEDAMRRICDAITHVDRLTEEQVARELAIIEMEDPLRYEGLAPGLATIRFGYAGLGLVGAGTPALASVTRDEVVAWVHERFTADRAVILVTGPWAVAPALELPAPIAERVHRAPAGRGATTPVAVPTELPGVAVSVVVPAEVSLALDHALSVDFHQRLRMEEGLTYAVDVHASRIDDDAVQLDIVVGAPPQHVRAATVATVALLRSIAVEGFSPLAVARGRSDARLLLEEPRRLLEARASESASALLFGDDTVDVEDRLRATAEMDGEALRKAWAGALPSVIVMFAEEADTGDPEALAREIGIPIDDMAPSRSLSREEFASATRGLRTWRSGIAPFPARSTFAVDATRLLVLMDGRSWAIDLERVVVALVSDERVVLVSEDARLFQIGARSLRRASELVEAVVAAVRAIAPERVRRLPTP; encoded by the coding sequence GTGCCCGCTGCCGAACGTCCCGCGCCCCTCCCCGTCCCCGTCGTCCACGCCGAGCGGGACGGTCCGCACGAGATCGAGCTGGTCGTCGGGGTCGGCTGCCGTGACGAGCCGCCCCACCTCGCGGGGATCACGCACCTCGCCGAGCACCTGCTCATCGTCCTCGCGGGCCCGGACGCGACGGCGAGGAACGGCACCACGCTCGACCGGAGCGTGGTCTTCTCGAGCGCGGCGACCCGCGACGAGTGCGAGGACGCCATGCGACGCATCTGCGACGCGATCACCCACGTCGACCGGCTCACCGAGGAGCAGGTCGCGCGGGAGCTCGCGATCATCGAGATGGAGGACCCCCTGCGCTACGAGGGGCTCGCGCCCGGGCTCGCCACGATCCGCTTCGGCTACGCCGGGCTCGGGCTCGTCGGCGCCGGCACGCCGGCCCTCGCCAGCGTCACCCGGGACGAGGTCGTCGCCTGGGTGCACGAGCGGTTCACGGCCGACCGCGCCGTGATCCTCGTCACCGGCCCGTGGGCGGTCGCGCCCGCGCTCGAGCTCCCCGCGCCGATCGCCGAGCGCGTGCACCGCGCGCCCGCGGGCCGCGGTGCGACCACGCCGGTGGCGGTGCCGACGGAGCTCCCCGGTGTGGCGGTATCCGTGGTCGTCCCCGCGGAGGTGTCGCTCGCCCTCGACCACGCCCTCTCCGTCGACTTCCATCAGCGCCTCCGCATGGAGGAGGGCCTGACCTACGCGGTGGACGTCCACGCGTCGCGGATCGACGACGACGCCGTGCAGCTCGACATCGTGGTCGGCGCCCCTCCGCAGCACGTGCGCGCGGCGACGGTCGCGACGGTCGCGCTCCTGCGATCGATCGCCGTGGAGGGGTTCTCGCCGCTGGCCGTCGCCCGCGGCCGCTCCGACGCCCGGCTCCTCCTCGAGGAGCCGCGGCGCCTCCTCGAGGCGCGCGCCTCGGAGTCGGCGTCCGCCCTGCTCTTCGGCGACGACACGGTCGACGTCGAGGACCGGCTGCGGGCCACGGCCGAGATGGACGGGGAGGCGCTCCGCAAGGCGTGGGCCGGGGCCCTGCCCTCCGTCATCGTGATGTTCGCCGAGGAGGCGGACACGGGCGATCCCGAGGCGCTCGCCCGCGAGATCGGGATCCCGATCGACGACATGGCGCCCTCGCGCTCCCTCTCCCGCGAGGAGTTCGCGAGCGCGACCCGCGGCCTGCGCACGTGGCGCAGCGGGATCGCCCCGTTCCCGGCGCGGAGCACGTTCGCCGTGGACGCCACGCGGCTCCTGGTCCTCATGGACGGCCGGTCCTGGGCGATCGACCTGGAGCGCGTCGTCGTCGCGCTCGTCTCCGACGAGCGCGTGGTGCTGGTCTCCGAGGACGCGCGCCTCTTCCAGATCGGCGCCCGCTCGCTCCGCCGCGCATCGGAGCTGGTGGAGGCCGTCGTCGCCGCCGTGCGGGCGATCGCCCCGGAGCGCGTGCGCCGCCTCCCGACGCCCTGA
- a CDS encoding MauE/DoxX family redox-associated membrane protein, translating to MAGLARTSFPRTAARVVLGSFLAFAGVTHLTVAREEFRAQVPKSLPVPEDVTVVGSGIVEITLGSALLFARSRRGLAGWAAAAFFTAIFPGNIAQYVHKRDAFGLDTDAKRFRRLFFQPVLIGLALWSTGALRKR from the coding sequence ATGGCCGGCCTCGCCCGCACGTCCTTCCCGCGCACCGCCGCCCGCGTGGTGCTCGGCTCGTTCCTCGCGTTCGCCGGCGTCACGCACCTCACGGTCGCGCGCGAGGAGTTCCGCGCGCAGGTCCCGAAGTCGCTGCCGGTGCCCGAGGACGTGACCGTCGTCGGATCCGGCATCGTCGAGATCACGCTCGGCTCGGCCCTGCTGTTCGCGCGCTCGCGCCGCGGCCTCGCGGGCTGGGCGGCCGCCGCGTTCTTCACGGCGATCTTCCCGGGCAACATCGCCCAGTACGTCCACAAGCGCGACGCGTTCGGCCTCGACACCGACGCCAAGCGCTTCCGCCGGCTGTTCTTCCAGCCGGTGCTCATCGGCCTGGCGCTGTGGTCGACGGGGGCGCTGAGGAAGCGCTGA
- a CDS encoding organic hydroperoxide resistance protein, protein MDALYTAEALATGAGRDGRVAVSDSDLALDLSIPKAMGGSGEGANPEQLFAAGYAACFHSALQGVARARKVKIADSSVGSRVSIGSNGQGGYMLAVHLEVVIPGVEHDLAQELADQAHQVCPYSNATRGNIEVVVTVSDD, encoded by the coding sequence ATGGACGCCCTCTACACCGCGGAGGCCCTCGCCACGGGAGCCGGCCGCGACGGCCGCGTGGCCGTCAGCGACAGCGACCTCGCGCTCGACCTCTCCATCCCCAAGGCCATGGGCGGATCCGGCGAGGGCGCGAACCCCGAGCAGCTCTTCGCCGCCGGCTACGCCGCGTGCTTCCACTCCGCGCTGCAGGGCGTCGCCCGCGCGCGCAAGGTGAAGATCGCCGACTCCAGCGTCGGCAGCCGCGTGAGCATCGGATCCAACGGCCAGGGCGGCTACATGCTCGCCGTGCACCTCGAGGTCGTCATCCCCGGGGTCGAGCACGACCTCGCGCAGGAGCTCGCCGACCAGGCGCACCAGGTCTGCCCGTACTCGAACGCGACCCGCGGCAACATCGAGGTCGTCGTCACGGTCTCGGACGACTGA
- a CDS encoding MarR family winged helix-turn-helix transcriptional regulator, translated as MTDRKPCAPADETAPPARIADELVCFSLYTASRSTTQAYRALLAPWGLTYPQYLVLVLLWSGDDRTVTELGQQLDLDSGTLSPLLARMEEAGFIARRRISADQRVVTVSLAERGRTVRAELAHVPAAIIRGMGLDLDRARQLLAALHLVTAGMQETTAEALAQSATRPAEASASTRTP; from the coding sequence ATGACCGATCGCAAGCCCTGCGCCCCCGCCGACGAGACGGCGCCGCCCGCGCGCATCGCCGACGAGCTGGTCTGCTTCTCGCTCTACACGGCGTCCCGATCCACCACCCAGGCCTACCGCGCACTCCTCGCGCCGTGGGGCCTCACCTACCCGCAGTACCTCGTGCTGGTGCTGCTGTGGTCGGGCGACGACCGCACGGTCACCGAGCTCGGGCAGCAGCTCGACCTCGACTCGGGCACGCTGTCGCCGCTGCTCGCGCGGATGGAGGAGGCCGGCTTCATCGCCCGTCGCCGCATCTCCGCCGACCAGCGCGTCGTCACCGTGTCGCTCGCCGAGCGCGGCCGCACCGTGCGGGCCGAGCTCGCGCACGTGCCCGCGGCGATCATCCGCGGCATGGGCCTCGACCTCGACCGCGCGCGCCAGCTCCTCGCCGCCCTGCACCTCGTCACCGCGGGGATGCAGGAGACGACCGCGGAAGCGCTCGCGCAGTCCGCGACCCGGCCGGCCGAGGCGTCGGCGAGCACCCGCACCCCCTGA
- a CDS encoding MerR family transcriptional regulator, protein MKGKSAREIDGITTTREEGGMLRIGDVAGRAGVSTRALRYYEEQGLLPAERTTSGQRVYPEAAVERVQLIQQLFAAGLPSRTIRQLLPSVDSGVAAPESLALLRSERDRITAAMAELERARAELERVIDICLHPTPEHCPALREGGAAYEPSREEIVAA, encoded by the coding sequence GTGAAGGGCAAGTCCGCCCGGGAGATCGACGGGATCACCACCACGAGGGAAGAGGGCGGCATGCTGCGGATCGGCGACGTGGCGGGGCGAGCGGGCGTCAGCACGCGGGCGCTCCGCTACTACGAGGAGCAGGGCCTGCTGCCGGCCGAGCGCACCACGAGCGGCCAGCGCGTCTACCCGGAGGCCGCGGTCGAGCGCGTGCAGCTCATCCAGCAGCTGTTCGCGGCGGGCCTCCCGAGCCGCACGATCCGCCAGCTGCTCCCGAGCGTCGACTCGGGCGTCGCCGCACCCGAGTCGCTCGCGCTCCTGCGCTCCGAGCGCGACCGGATCACCGCGGCCATGGCCGAGCTCGAGCGCGCCCGCGCGGAGCTGGAGCGCGTCATCGACATCTGCCTGCACCCGACCCCGGAGCACTGCCCGGCGCTGCGCGAGGGCGGGGCGGCGTACGAGCCGTCGCGCGAGGAGATCGTCGCGGCCTGA
- a CDS encoding SDR family oxidoreductase — protein MDIQDQVALVTGANRGIGRTFVEELLERGARKVYATARRPEAIDIPGVEVLRLDLTEPASVSAAAEAAQDVTLVVNNAGISTGAALITGDMAEIRREMDTHFYGTLGVIRAFAPVLAANGGGGIVNILSALSWFSTSGNGGYAAAKAAEWNMTNAVRLELAGQGTLVQGVHLGAADTDIMAGYDGPMIAPRDVARASLDGLAAGSVEVVVDDWSRMVKDSLAGDPAPFYERMRAILG, from the coding sequence ATGGACATCCAGGATCAGGTCGCCCTCGTCACCGGCGCCAACCGCGGCATCGGCCGCACCTTCGTCGAGGAGCTCCTCGAGCGGGGCGCCCGCAAGGTCTACGCGACCGCGCGCCGGCCCGAGGCGATCGACATCCCCGGCGTCGAGGTGCTGCGCCTCGACCTCACCGAGCCGGCGTCCGTCAGCGCCGCCGCCGAGGCCGCGCAGGACGTGACGCTCGTCGTCAACAACGCGGGCATCTCCACGGGCGCCGCGCTCATCACGGGCGACATGGCGGAGATCCGCCGCGAGATGGACACCCACTTCTACGGCACGCTCGGCGTGATCCGCGCGTTCGCGCCCGTGCTCGCCGCGAACGGCGGGGGCGGGATCGTCAACATCCTGTCGGCGCTGTCGTGGTTCTCGACCTCGGGCAACGGCGGCTATGCGGCGGCGAAGGCGGCCGAGTGGAACATGACCAACGCGGTGCGGCTGGAGCTCGCCGGGCAGGGGACGCTCGTGCAGGGCGTGCACCTCGGAGCCGCCGACACCGACATCATGGCCGGCTACGACGGCCCGATGATCGCCCCGCGCGACGTCGCCCGGGCGTCGCTCGACGGCCTGGCCGCGGGATCCGTCGAGGTCGTCGTCGACGACTGGAGCCGCATGGTGAAGGACTCGCTGGCCGGCGACCCGGCCCCGTTCTACGAGCGGATGCGCGCGATCCTCGGCTGA
- a CDS encoding alpha/beta fold hydrolase, which translates to MLTETDLRLPDGRTLHLYDTGPGDGADLVVVYHHGTPNVGPPPAPLVEAPAGRGIRWVSYDRPGYGGSTRHPGRRVADTAADDASLADALGIDRFAVLGHSSGAVLALAAAAALPDRVLGALCGAALAPIRAEGLDWFAGMHAGGERELRAAVTGREALEEELAASEFDPAMFTDGDLRALETDWAWLNGVASHGMDAGPGGMVDDDLALVADWGVDLQAVRAPVILLHGDADRIAPVAHARWIADRVPGAELVIRSGDGHIAVLHGAAEALGRLRERIRAAA; encoded by the coding sequence ATGCTCACCGAGACGGACCTGCGGCTCCCCGACGGCCGCACGCTGCACCTCTACGACACGGGACCCGGCGACGGCGCCGACCTCGTGGTCGTGTACCACCACGGCACCCCGAACGTCGGGCCGCCGCCCGCGCCGCTCGTCGAGGCGCCCGCGGGCCGCGGGATCCGCTGGGTGTCGTACGACCGGCCGGGGTACGGCGGATCCACCCGGCACCCGGGCCGCCGCGTCGCCGACACGGCGGCCGACGACGCGTCCCTCGCCGACGCGCTCGGCATCGACCGCTTCGCCGTGCTCGGGCACTCGAGCGGCGCGGTCCTCGCGCTGGCCGCCGCGGCCGCGCTGCCGGACCGCGTGCTCGGAGCGCTGTGCGGGGCTGCCCTGGCGCCGATCCGGGCGGAGGGTCTCGACTGGTTCGCCGGCATGCACGCGGGCGGCGAGCGGGAGCTGCGCGCCGCGGTGACCGGGCGGGAGGCGCTCGAGGAGGAGCTGGCCGCGTCCGAGTTCGATCCGGCGATGTTCACCGACGGCGACCTCCGCGCGCTCGAGACCGACTGGGCTTGGCTGAACGGGGTCGCGTCGCACGGGATGGACGCCGGCCCCGGCGGCATGGTCGACGACGACCTCGCGCTCGTCGCCGACTGGGGCGTCGACCTCCAGGCCGTCCGCGCGCCGGTGATCCTGCTGCACGGCGACGCCGACCGGATCGCCCCGGTCGCCCATGCGCGCTGGATCGCCGACCGGGTGCCGGGCGCGGAGCTCGTGATCCGCTCGGGCGACGGCCACATCGCGGTGCTGCACGGCGCGGCGGAAGCGCTCGGCCGGCTGCGGGAGCGGATCCGCGCGGCCGCCTAG
- a CDS encoding VOC family protein yields MTLYISCPVASVERAAAFYAALGWTRDAAMSGPDSACFAIAPDQRIMLLSRAVYASVGGVEELIGGPETPSKVNVSFDLGSREAVDELVERARAAGGRIGDTDEHPAMYQRQFDDPDGYHYSPFWMDPAADPAG; encoded by the coding sequence ATGACCCTCTACATCTCCTGCCCGGTCGCCAGCGTCGAGCGCGCGGCCGCCTTCTACGCGGCGCTCGGCTGGACGCGCGACGCGGCCATGTCCGGCCCCGACTCCGCGTGCTTCGCGATCGCACCCGACCAGCGGATCATGCTCCTCAGCCGCGCCGTCTACGCGAGCGTCGGCGGCGTCGAGGAGCTGATCGGCGGACCCGAAACGCCCTCGAAGGTCAACGTCTCCTTCGACCTCGGCAGCCGCGAGGCCGTCGACGAGCTGGTCGAGCGCGCCCGGGCGGCGGGCGGCCGGATCGGCGACACCGACGAGCACCCGGCCATGTACCAGCGCCAGTTCGACGACCCCGACGGGTACCACTACTCGCCGTTCTGGATGGACCCGGCGGCGGATCCCGCGGGCTAG
- a CDS encoding MFS transporter has protein sequence MSDTTASARPAAGGSGAPGASGSPSAPVVSRRAWQALIVLLAGMFIALLDTTIVNVALPTIRTSLDASESTLSWIISGYALAFGLALIPAGRLGDRYGHKWVFVTGIALFTLASLACGVAQDDLQLVIARVVQGLAGGLFVPAVTAFIQLLFPPQARGKAFAIMGAVIGVSSALGPIVGGLIIQAAGEESGWRLVFFVNLPVGLATVIAAIFLLPSRQVAEEVAGDVRAQSGQQGGGAPAKAKAPAASGVDLVGILLVSAGLVALLVPLIDGQDQGWPLWTYLSLAGGVVLLALFGAWEVMQTRRSKGVLVPPHLFTHPAFTGGVILAMVYFAAFTSIFFTISILWQSGLGNSALESGLVSIPFAIGSIVGSSQSNRLTNRLGRTVLVIGTALVSVGLVWLWLVLLNTAAADLTSWMLLVPLLLAGVGNGLFIAPNAQFIVATVDPAEAGAASGVIGTVQRVGSAVGIAVIGSVLFAGVAGAGIQGPQMVPQAFTDASASAMGVSAIFAVVAFALVFALPRRVSRGH, from the coding sequence ATGTCCGACACCACCGCATCCGCCCGCCCGGCGGCCGGCGGCTCCGGCGCGCCCGGCGCATCCGGATCCCCGTCCGCCCCCGTCGTCTCGCGCCGCGCCTGGCAGGCGCTCATCGTGCTGCTCGCCGGCATGTTCATCGCGCTGCTCGACACCACGATCGTGAACGTGGCGCTGCCCACCATCCGCACGAGCCTCGACGCCTCCGAGTCGACGCTGAGCTGGATCATCTCCGGCTACGCGCTCGCGTTCGGCCTCGCGCTGATCCCCGCGGGCCGCCTCGGCGACCGCTACGGGCACAAGTGGGTGTTCGTGACGGGAATCGCGCTCTTCACGCTCGCCAGCCTCGCGTGCGGCGTGGCCCAGGACGACCTCCAGCTCGTGATCGCGCGCGTGGTGCAGGGGCTCGCCGGCGGCCTGTTCGTGCCCGCGGTGACCGCCTTCATCCAGCTGCTGTTCCCGCCGCAGGCGCGCGGCAAGGCGTTCGCCATCATGGGCGCCGTCATCGGCGTCTCGTCCGCGCTCGGCCCGATCGTGGGAGGCCTCATCATCCAGGCCGCGGGGGAGGAGTCGGGCTGGCGCCTGGTCTTCTTCGTGAACCTGCCCGTGGGCCTCGCGACCGTCATCGCCGCGATCTTCCTGCTCCCGAGTCGCCAGGTGGCCGAGGAGGTCGCGGGTGACGTGCGCGCCCAGTCCGGCCAGCAGGGCGGGGGCGCCCCGGCGAAGGCGAAGGCCCCCGCGGCCTCGGGCGTCGACCTCGTCGGCATCCTGCTCGTGAGCGCCGGCCTCGTGGCCCTGCTCGTGCCGCTGATCGACGGCCAGGACCAGGGCTGGCCGCTCTGGACCTACCTCTCCCTCGCCGGCGGCGTCGTGCTCCTCGCGCTCTTCGGCGCGTGGGAGGTCATGCAGACCCGCCGCTCCAAGGGCGTCCTCGTGCCGCCGCACCTGTTCACGCACCCCGCCTTCACGGGCGGCGTGATCCTCGCGATGGTCTACTTCGCGGCCTTCACGAGCATCTTCTTCACCATCTCGATCCTCTGGCAGTCGGGCCTCGGCAACTCGGCGCTCGAGTCCGGCCTCGTCTCGATCCCGTTCGCGATCGGCAGCATCGTCGGCTCCTCGCAGAGCAACCGCCTCACGAACCGCCTCGGCCGCACCGTGCTCGTCATCGGGACGGCGCTCGTGAGCGTCGGCCTCGTCTGGCTGTGGCTCGTGCTGCTGAACACGGCGGCCGCCGACCTCACCAGCTGGATGCTCCTCGTCCCGCTGCTGCTCGCGGGCGTCGGCAACGGCCTCTTCATCGCCCCGAACGCGCAGTTCATCGTCGCGACGGTCGACCCCGCCGAGGCGGGCGCGGCGTCCGGCGTGATCGGCACCGTGCAGCGCGTCGGCTCGGCGGTCGGCATCGCGGTCATCGGCAGCGTGCTCTTCGCGGGCGTCGCGGGCGCGGGGATCCAGGGACCGCAGATGGTGCCGCAGGCGTTCACCGACGCGTCGGCCTCGGCCATGGGCGTCAGTGCGATCTTCGCGGTCGTCGCCTTCGCGCTCGTGTTCGCCCTGCCGCGGCGGGTCTCGCGCGGGCACTGA